One Streptomyces hundungensis DNA segment encodes these proteins:
- a CDS encoding acyl-CoA carboxylase subunit beta, which yields MTVTEQPSPGTAAVRVAELHLLREQARLGPSEKATEAQRAKGKLTARERIDLLLDPDSFQEVEQLRRHRAVGFGLEAKRPYTDGVVTGWGTVEGRTVFVYAHDFRIFGGALGEAHATKIHKIMDMAIAAGAPLVSLNDGAGARIQEGVSALAGYGGIFQRNTRASGVIPQISVMLGPCAGGAAYSPALTDFVFMVRETSQMFITGPDVVQAVTGEQITQNGLGGADVHAGVSGVAHFVHDDEETCLAEVRYLISMLPSNNREMPPALPPGNDPADRRNDVLLDLVPADGNRPYDMRKVLEEIVDHGDLLEVHEQWARNIICALARIDGQVVGILANQPQFLAGVLDIEASEKAARFVQLCDAFNIPLLTMVDVPGFLPGVSQEHGGIIRHGAKLLYAYCNATVPRISLILRKAYGGAYIVMDSQSIGADLTYAWPTNEIAVMGAEGAANVIFRREIAGSADPEAVRAEKIAAYKSELMHPYYAAERGLVDDVIDPAETRKVLAAALSMLRTKHADLPSRKHGNPPQ from the coding sequence GTGACCGTGACTGAGCAGCCGTCGCCGGGGACCGCGGCCGTACGCGTCGCCGAACTGCACCTCCTGCGGGAGCAGGCCAGGCTCGGCCCGAGCGAGAAGGCCACCGAGGCCCAACGCGCCAAGGGCAAGCTGACCGCCCGCGAGCGCATCGACCTGCTCCTGGACCCGGACTCCTTCCAGGAGGTGGAGCAGTTGCGCCGGCACCGGGCGGTGGGCTTCGGCCTGGAGGCGAAGCGGCCGTACACCGACGGCGTGGTCACCGGTTGGGGCACGGTGGAGGGCCGCACGGTCTTCGTGTACGCCCATGACTTCCGCATCTTCGGCGGCGCGCTGGGCGAGGCCCACGCCACGAAGATCCACAAGATCATGGACATGGCCATCGCGGCGGGCGCGCCCCTGGTCTCCCTGAACGACGGCGCGGGCGCCCGGATCCAGGAGGGCGTCAGCGCTCTCGCCGGCTATGGCGGCATCTTCCAGCGCAACACCAGGGCGTCCGGGGTGATCCCGCAGATCAGCGTGATGCTGGGCCCGTGCGCGGGCGGCGCCGCCTACAGCCCCGCCCTGACCGACTTCGTCTTCATGGTCCGCGAGACGTCCCAGATGTTCATCACCGGACCGGACGTGGTGCAGGCGGTGACGGGTGAGCAGATCACCCAGAACGGCCTCGGCGGCGCGGACGTGCACGCCGGGGTGTCGGGCGTGGCCCACTTCGTCCACGACGACGAGGAGACCTGCCTGGCGGAGGTGCGGTATCTGATCTCGATGCTCCCCTCCAACAACCGCGAGATGCCCCCGGCGCTGCCCCCGGGCAACGACCCGGCCGACCGGCGCAACGACGTACTGCTCGACCTGGTGCCGGCCGACGGCAACCGCCCGTACGACATGCGCAAGGTCCTGGAGGAGATCGTCGACCACGGCGACCTCCTGGAGGTCCACGAGCAGTGGGCCCGCAACATCATCTGCGCACTGGCCCGGATCGACGGCCAGGTGGTGGGCATCCTGGCCAACCAGCCCCAGTTCCTGGCGGGCGTCCTGGACATCGAGGCCTCCGAGAAGGCGGCCCGCTTCGTGCAGCTCTGCGACGCGTTCAACATCCCGCTGCTCACCATGGTCGACGTGCCGGGCTTCCTGCCGGGCGTCTCCCAGGAGCACGGCGGCATCATCCGGCACGGCGCGAAGCTGCTGTACGCGTACTGCAACGCGACGGTTCCGCGGATTTCCCTGATCCTGCGCAAGGCGTACGGCGGCGCGTACATCGTCATGGACTCCCAGTCCATCGGCGCGGACCTCACCTACGCATGGCCCACCAACGAGATCGCGGTAATGGGCGCGGAGGGCGCGGCGAACGTCATCTTCCGCCGGGAGATAGCGGGTTCGGCCGATCCGGAGGCGGTCCGGGCGGAGAAGATCGCGGCGTACAAATCAGAACTGATGCACCCCTACTACGCCGCCGAGCGCGGCCTGGTGGACGACGTGATCGACCCCGCCGAGACGAGGAAGGTCCTCGCCGCCGCCCTGTCGATGCTGCGCACGAAACACGCCGACCTGCCGTCCCGCAAACATGGCAACCCCCCGCAGTAA
- a CDS encoding Gfo/Idh/MocA family protein, which produces MTERPLRIAVLGTADIARRRVLPAMAADPDIELTAVASRDGGRAREVADQFGCAAVESYDAVLTRDDVDAVYVPLPISLHAEWAGRALRAGKHVLAEKPLTADRPTTEALLDLARASGLVLMENVMFVHHPQHSVVRELVTSGAIGQLRAFSAAFAIPALPAGNIRHRPELGGGALLDVGYYPVRAALYFLGAGLEIVGAALENTGGSMVETSGAVLVRSPAGVLGQLAFGMEHAYRSAYELWGSEGRIRVEPAFTPSADHKPMVWITDAHGPRELTLAPHDQVAATVRAFVRAVRSGALQSPDAGECLEQASLLDAVRARATRTGAPRP; this is translated from the coding sequence ATGACTGAACGACCCCTGCGCATCGCCGTCCTCGGCACCGCCGACATCGCCCGCCGCCGGGTGCTGCCCGCCATGGCGGCGGACCCCGACATCGAGCTGACCGCGGTGGCGAGCCGGGACGGCGGCCGCGCTCGGGAGGTCGCGGACCAATTCGGCTGCGCGGCCGTGGAGTCCTACGACGCGGTCCTCACCCGGGACGACGTGGACGCGGTGTACGTCCCGCTGCCCATCTCCCTGCACGCCGAGTGGGCGGGCCGGGCGCTGCGCGCGGGCAAACACGTCCTGGCCGAGAAGCCGCTCACCGCCGACCGGCCCACCACCGAGGCCCTTCTCGACCTGGCGCGCGCCTCGGGTCTGGTCCTGATGGAGAACGTCATGTTCGTCCATCACCCCCAGCACTCGGTCGTACGGGAGCTGGTGACGAGCGGCGCGATCGGTCAACTCCGCGCGTTCAGCGCCGCGTTCGCGATTCCCGCGCTGCCCGCGGGCAACATCAGACACCGCCCGGAACTGGGCGGCGGCGCCCTGCTGGACGTCGGCTACTACCCGGTGCGGGCCGCGCTGTACTTCCTCGGCGCGGGCCTGGAGATCGTCGGCGCCGCGCTGGAGAACACGGGCGGCTCGATGGTGGAGACCTCGGGCGCGGTCCTGGTCCGCTCCCCCGCCGGGGTGCTCGGCCAGCTCGCCTTCGGCATGGAGCACGCCTACCGCTCGGCCTACGAACTGTGGGGCAGCGAGGGCCGGATCCGCGTCGAGCCGGCGTTCACCCCGTCCGCCGACCACAAGCCGATGGTGTGGATCACGGACGCGCACGGGCCGCGCGAACTGACCCTGGCCCCGCACGACCAAGTGGCCGCCACCGTGCGGGCGTTCGTGCGCGCGGTGCGCTCCGGCGCCCTCCAGTCGCCGGACGCCGGGGAGTGCCTGGAGCAGGCGAGCCTGCTCGACGCGGTCCGCGCGCGGGCGACTCGTACGGGGGCCCCGCGTCCATGA
- a CDS encoding NDP-hexose 2,3-dehydratase family protein produces MSSTLAELTELLPVVQPREPVSVADRIAASAATTGGSLSTWDFHQWFAERRRTGGFRIERIPFSKLRGWSFEPGTGNLVHSSGRFFSVEGLHVTTDDGPHKEWFQPIIKQPEVGILGILVKEFDGVLHFLMQAKMEPGNRNLLQLSPTVQATRSNYTKVHQGTDVKYIEYFTGTGRGRILADVLQSEHGSWFYHKSNRNMIVEVDGDVPLDDDFCWLTLGQISELLHQDNLVNMDSRTVLACLPAYGAGAVRGDDFSQSLARSRDPEAGALLTDVDLLSWFTSERSRYDVRAERIPLDQVPGWTRDEARIGKDDGRWFNVVAVEVQAGNREVTSWTQPLIEPCSRGIAAFLTRSFDGVLHVLANAKVEGGFLDTVELAPTVQCSPDNFEGLQVRPPFLDLVLEAAPERVRYDAIHSEEGGRFLYAENRYLVIEADEQDAPIEPPTGYQWVTVSQLTALIKHGHYVNVQARTLLACLNAMGHLTDD; encoded by the coding sequence ATGTCGTCGACACTTGCGGAGCTGACTGAGCTTCTGCCGGTGGTCCAGCCCCGTGAGCCGGTGTCGGTCGCCGACCGGATCGCGGCGTCCGCGGCCACCACGGGCGGATCCCTGTCCACGTGGGACTTCCACCAATGGTTCGCCGAGCGCAGGAGGACGGGCGGATTCCGCATCGAGCGGATTCCCTTCTCCAAGCTGCGCGGCTGGTCCTTCGAGCCGGGCACCGGGAACCTGGTGCACTCCAGCGGCCGCTTCTTCAGCGTGGAAGGGCTGCACGTCACGACCGACGACGGCCCCCACAAGGAGTGGTTCCAGCCCATCATCAAGCAGCCCGAGGTCGGCATCCTCGGCATCCTGGTGAAGGAGTTCGACGGCGTACTGCACTTCCTGATGCAGGCCAAGATGGAGCCGGGCAACCGCAACCTGCTCCAGCTCTCCCCCACCGTGCAGGCCACCCGCAGCAACTACACCAAGGTCCACCAGGGCACGGACGTGAAGTACATCGAGTACTTCACGGGCACCGGCCGGGGCCGGATCCTCGCCGATGTGCTCCAGTCCGAGCACGGCTCGTGGTTCTACCACAAGAGCAACCGCAACATGATCGTCGAGGTGGACGGCGACGTCCCGCTGGACGACGACTTCTGCTGGCTGACGCTGGGTCAGATATCCGAACTCCTGCACCAGGACAACCTGGTGAACATGGATTCGCGCACGGTCCTGGCCTGTCTGCCGGCCTACGGCGCGGGCGCCGTGCGGGGGGACGATTTCAGCCAGTCCCTGGCCCGCTCCCGCGACCCCGAGGCGGGCGCCCTGCTCACCGATGTCGACCTCTTGTCCTGGTTCACCTCCGAGCGCTCCCGCTACGACGTGCGCGCGGAGCGCATCCCGCTGGACCAGGTGCCGGGCTGGACCCGTGACGAGGCGCGCATCGGCAAGGACGACGGCCGCTGGTTCAACGTGGTCGCGGTCGAGGTCCAGGCCGGCAACCGCGAGGTGACCAGCTGGACGCAGCCCCTGATCGAGCCGTGCAGCCGGGGCATCGCGGCCTTCTTGACCCGTTCCTTCGACGGTGTGCTGCACGTCCTGGCCAACGCCAAGGTCGAGGGCGGCTTCCTCGACACGGTCGAGCTGGCCCCCACCGTGCAGTGCTCCCCGGACAACTTCGAGGGCCTCCAGGTCCGTCCGCCGTTCCTGGACCTCGTCCTGGAGGCGGCGCCCGAGCGGGTCCGCTACGACGCGATCCACTCGGAGGAGGGCGGCCGGTTCCTGTACGCGGAGAACCGCTATCTCGTCATCGAGGCCGACGAGCAGGACGCACCGATCGAGCCACCGACCGGCTACCAGTGGGTGACGGTCAGCCAGCTGACGGCGCTGATCAAACACGGACACTACGTCAATGTGCAGGCCAGGACGCTCCTCGCCTGCCTCAACGCCATGGGACATCTGACGGATGACTGA